A single window of Coffea eugenioides isolate CCC68of chromosome 7, Ceug_1.0, whole genome shotgun sequence DNA harbors:
- the LOC113776785 gene encoding uncharacterized protein LOC113776785, which produces MFEGIVNPQYAYTQNPPFYPLYGQGFHPQGGQGGPSMPPDPHAFYQTTAEPFVPENIVQTKPELPVGFKTPKFNKYDGTGNPKTHLRLFANKLGRPVDDENLPLRLFPESLEGDALDWYSNLKPEELKAAGKIGMVPPPTYPYGMPAWYNPQAVCAYHSGAPGHSTLDCKALKHKVQDMIESGEIVIRKRETQGPNVNRNPLPEHANIIGVILDDTEYVEPVKELAREAEVFGVIDQPFVIELPFEEDKKPFILDLTPTESEALEPVFIEFPKQEPVLSLQQVPWNYDEPVIQIGEKSIAKKEVSVVTRSGKTASPFETAIPIPANNSEPPAKPTITEKEALDFLKRLQRSEYNVIEKLSKSPAQISMLDLLFSSDMHRDALIEVLTKAQIPKDISVDNFSHVVGNVLFTKQITFSDEELPAEGIGHNKALYIVVRCNGKMLPKVLIDNGSALNICPWSTLEKLGLQDVKLRPSGTIVRAEVIMSEINPVDEIEASLAQLFVGATFEDSVPSEAEFPDILDGSIPNWTAEALPIRKEFR; this is translated from the exons aTGTTTGAGGGAATTGTCAACCCGCAATATGCttatactcaaaatcctccgttCTATCCTCTCTATGGGCAAGGATTTCATCCTCAGGGTGGTCAAGGTGGTCCAAGCATGCCTCCAGATCCACACGCTTTTTATCAGACTACTGCAGAGCCTTTTGTGCCGGAGAacattgttcaaaccaagccggAA CTGCCAGTGGGATTCAAGACcccgaagttcaacaaatatgatggtACGGGCAACCCGAAGACACACTTGCgtttgtttgccaacaagttgggtagacCAGTGGATGACGAGAACTTGCCGTTAAGGTTATTCCCGGAAAGTCTAGAAGGCGACGCCCTTGATTGGTATTCGAATTTAAAGCCGGAGGAG TTAaaggccgccgggaaaattggtatggtaccccctcctacctatCCATATGGTATGCCCGCTTGGTATAACCCGcaagctgtctgtgcttatcacTCGGGGGCACCCGGACATTCCACTTTGGACTGCAAGGCTCTTAAGCATAAAgttcaagatatgattgaatcTGGAGAAATTGTAATCCGAAAAAGGGAGACACAAGGGCCGAACGTAAATAGGAACCCCTTGCCGGAACATGCCAATATCATTGGTGTTATTCTGGATGATACGGAGTACGTAGAACCAGTCAAAGAATTGGCAAGGGAAgctgaagtgtttggggtcATAGACCAACCCTTTGTCATAGAATTGCCATTTGAAGAGGACAAAAAGCCCTTTATTTTGGATCTCACGCCAACTGAGAGTGAGGCTTTAGAGCCAGTATTCATCGAATTCCCGAAGCAAGAACCTGTTTTAAGTCTGCAGCAAGTGCCATGGAATTACGATGAACCTGTCATACAGATTGGGGAGAAGTCAATTGCAAAGAAGGAAGTGTCAGTGGTTACCAGATCGGGGAAGACTGCCAGTCCGTTTGAAACTGCCATTCCGATTCCAGCAAATAACTCTGAGCCGCCTGCTAAACCAACAATCACCGAGAAAGAAgccttggattttcttaaaaggctccaGAGAAGCGAATACAATGTAATCGAGAAGCTAAGCAAGTCACCTGCTCAGATATCCATGTTGGACCTGCTCTTTTCATCAGACATGCATAGGGACGCGCTGATCGAAGTACTGactaaagctcaaatccctaaggATATTTCAGTTGATAATTTCTCACATGTGGTTGGGAACGTATTATTCACCAAACAAATCACTTTCTCTGACGAGGAATTGCCggcggaaggcattggacataacaaggccctGTACATAGTCGTGAGGTGCAACGGGAAAATGTTGCCGAAGGTGTTGATTGACAACGGATCTGCgcttaatatctgtccttggagcACCTTGGAAAAGCTAGGATTGCAAGACGTCAAGCTGAGACCTTCAGGGACCATAGTccgag CCGAGGTGATCATGTCAGAAATCAACCCAGTTGACGAAATTGAAGCAagtttggcccaattgttcgttggggcaacatttgaagatagTGTTCCGAGCGAAGCTGAATTTCCTGACATCCTCGATGGATCAATTCCCAACTGGACAGCCGAGGCTCTGCCCATTcgaaaggagtttcggtaa